AATATACCGGCTTAGACCTCACACACTCAGCAGCAGGTGCTCCCGCTCCCACGGCGAAATTTCCCGGTGGAACTGGCGCAACTCTTCTTTCTTTACATCGGCATACAATCGGCAAAAATCCTGCCCAAGCACCTGGTGTATCTCCTCGGCGTTCTCAAAAATTCGCAGGGCTTCATCAAACGTCGTCGGAATATAGGAACGAGACTCCCGCTCGTCATCGAGCTCTCCTTGCAACGGTGCATCCGGCTCGATTCCGTGCAGCATACCCAGGTAGCCACACACCAGACTCGCTGCGATCGACAGGTATGGATTGGTATCCACCCCGATTACCCGGTTCTCCAGCCGGCGATCCTGGGCGCCCGAGTTAGGTACACGCAAGCCGGTGGATCGGTTGTCGTAGCCCCAGGCGAGATTGGTTGGCGCACTGGAATTGGCTTCCGACTCGAAGCGACGATAGGAATTCACATTCGGCGCGATGAAGGGCATCACCTCCATCAGGTACTTCTGGGTACCGCCGATAAAATGGCGGAATAAAGCGGTCGCATTGCCGTCTGCGTCAGAGAAGATATTCTTGCCAGTGTTTATATCCACCACACTCTGGTGTACATGCATGGCACTGCCGGGCTGATCCCGCATGGGTTTTGCCATAAACGTGGCAAACATTCCATTGTTCAGCGCGGCCTCTTTAATAATGCGCTTGAAGTAAAACACCTGGTCGGCGAGCAACAGTGGATCACCGTGAGTGAGATTGAACTCGACCTGGCCGGCACCATCCTCCTGAACTACGGAATCGATATGTAATCCCGCGGCCTCCGCATAGTCGTAAATGGTATCGATCACCGGGCCGTATTCGTCAATGGCAGACATCGAATAGGACTGGAGCGCAGTGCCAGATCGACCATTTCTGCCAACGGGAGGCTGGACCGGCTCGTTTGGATCAACATTTGGCTGGGTTAAATAGAATTCCAGCTCAGGAGCAACCACCGGTCGCCACCCCTTGTCTCGATACAGGCCGATTACCCGCTTCAGAACATTACGCGGCGCGCAGGGGATTGGGTTCCCATCCAGATCGTTCAGGTCGTGGATGATCTGCAGCGCCGCCTGCTTGGCCCAGGGTACCGCCATCGCCGTGGACATATCCGGCACCAGTAACATATCGCTCTCAGCCCATTGATTGGCAATTTCCATCTCCACATCCTGGCCGGAAATGGTCTGATAGAAAATGGAAACCGGCAGATAGATCGGACTTCCTGGAGAGAACTTACTCAATGGCATCGCTTTACCACGCGACATGCCATTCAGGTCCGGGACGATGCACTCTACCTCATCCAGTCGCCGACCGGCGAGATAAGTTTTGAATGCGGTGGGCAGGGTTTCAAGCCATGTACGGTTATCGGACTGACTCATGGGTGCTCCGGTGAATGACGGACTATTGACTGCAGTGTACTGGAATTTGATTAACTAGGTCCGCTGACCGTGGAAAAATAAGCGACCGATACTGAGAACGGTGATCCAAAAGAGTTGACTGCTACAAACGCGGGCAATAATTACCAACAAGCTTCTTCGACTACCCAATATAATCAGAAAGATATTCAAGGAGCCACTTCATCTGCTCTCCCTTCACCGAATTAGGCATATCAGCATTAGCCAGCCATACAAATATATCCCCCACCTGCGTCACCACCACCACACCGGACATGCCCGGCAAGTAACCTTCTTTGACATTTAGATATCTCTGGTTGTGTGCTTTGTACAGGTAAAATGCCTTACCGTAACACTGGCGAAAAACACTGGTATCGCAATTCTGCATATCCTCTGGCCGGGTGATAAAACCGGGATATTTTCGTTCAATAAGATCTGTCATCAGGTGTCCGTATGCTAGCGCACTTCCAGACAGCCCCGCGGTGGCAGAAACCGCCAGATAATCAAAGTTACCGGTGAACCGCTCACCGTAAAACTCGTTATTCCTGAAATCACGTTTGACTTCGTCCTTAGCACTCACTTCCTCAATGAAGCGTATACCCAGATTTTCCAAGGATAAAAGATCACTCAGCGCCTCGCGAACAGGAGTCTGTTGATAGTGGGCAATCACCTCACCCAGTAAGCAGTGATTGATGTTTGTGTACTGGGTGTCGGAGCCAGGTGCAAACTTCAAATGGGCAGAAGTCAGCTTATCCAGTGCATAAGGGCACCAGGGTTTGCGCCGGGAGTTAAATATCTGGTTGTTTTTTCCTACCAGTCCAGCACGATGCTCCAACAAATGCTGAATTTGGATCTCCGCGGCCTCAGGCTTGCCCTCCTCACCAGACACCAATTCCGG
This is a stretch of genomic DNA from Microbulbifer bruguierae. It encodes these proteins:
- a CDS encoding glutamine synthetase family protein, coding for MSQSDNRTWLETLPTAFKTYLAGRRLDEVECIVPDLNGMSRGKAMPLSKFSPGSPIYLPVSIFYQTISGQDVEMEIANQWAESDMLLVPDMSTAMAVPWAKQAALQIIHDLNDLDGNPIPCAPRNVLKRVIGLYRDKGWRPVVAPELEFYLTQPNVDPNEPVQPPVGRNGRSGTALQSYSMSAIDEYGPVIDTIYDYAEAAGLHIDSVVQEDGAGQVEFNLTHGDPLLLADQVFYFKRIIKEAALNNGMFATFMAKPMRDQPGSAMHVHQSVVDINTGKNIFSDADGNATALFRHFIGGTQKYLMEVMPFIAPNVNSYRRFESEANSSAPTNLAWGYDNRSTGLRVPNSGAQDRRLENRVIGVDTNPYLSIAASLVCGYLGMLHGIEPDAPLQGELDDERESRSYIPTTFDEALRIFENAEEIHQVLGQDFCRLYADVKKEELRQFHREISPWEREHLLLSV
- a CDS encoding serine hydrolase domain-containing protein is translated as MSLQVFNLVIGNVMSSLGVWLRNRRVDLIVLLVVLTGLATGTHFWIADRNGVMKALFPVQAFLAPVSCSNRTPQWLSSLAKDLIPKMRAISSQLILIRANGDEHHCETGWIGTPLISDSLNETARFRYASMTKPITAAAILELERQGRLSMNTPVLDVFFPELVSGEEGKPEAAEIQIQHLLEHRAGLVGKNNQIFNSRRKPWCPYALDKLTSAHLKFAPGSDTQYTNINHCLLGEVIAHYQQTPVREALSDLLSLENLGIRFIEEVSAKDEVKRDFRNNEFYGERFTGNFDYLAVSATAGLSGSALAYGHLMTDLIERKYPGFITRPEDMQNCDTSVFRQCYGKAFYLYKAHNQRYLNVKEGYLPGMSGVVVVTQVGDIFVWLANADMPNSVKGEQMKWLLEYLSDYIG